Proteins encoded together in one Triticum dicoccoides isolate Atlit2015 ecotype Zavitan chromosome 7B, WEW_v2.0, whole genome shotgun sequence window:
- the LOC119337596 gene encoding uncharacterized protein LOC119337596, whose product MGGTRSWSSLLVHILVIALCLTAFGFAIAAERRRSTGSIVTDINNSTYCTYDSDISTGYGVGAFLFLLSGQSLLMGVTKCMCFGQPLAPGGSRAWSIIYFVSSWITFIIAESCLIAGATKNAYHTKYRHMIYAGSWTCDSLRKGVFISGAVFVVFTMTLNVYFYMYYTKSTRQAAKKTNKATANVGMAGYA is encoded by the exons ATGGGGGGGACGAGGAGCTGGAGCTCTCTGCTGGTGCACATTCTGGTGATCGCCCTCTGCCTCACCGCCTTCGGCTTCGCCAtcgccgccgagcgccgccgcaGCACG GGTTCGATAGTCACAGACATCAACAACTCCACATATTGCACTTATGACTCCGATATTTCCACCGGCTATGGTGTCGGCGCCTTCCTATTTCTCCTCTCGGGCCAATCACTCCTTATGGGAGTTACAAAGTGCATGTGCTTTGGGCAACCGCTGGCACCCGGTGGAAGCAGAGCCTGGTCCATTATCTACTTTGTATCTTCATG GATCACATTCATAATCGCCGAGTCCTGCCTGATCGCCGGAGCGACAAAGAACGCGTACCACACCAAGTACAGGCACATGATATACGCGGGGAGCTGGACCTGCGACTCTCTGCGGAAAGGGGTGTTCATCTCGGGGGCGGTCTTTGTGGTGTTCACCATGACCCTGAACGTGTACTTCTACATGTACTACACGAAATCGACGCGCCAGGCCGCCAAAAAGACCAACAAGGCCACCGCCAATGTCGGCATGGCTGGCTACGCATGA
- the LOC119336561 gene encoding protein virilizer homolog: MGRPEPVVLFAQTILHSQLDEYVDEVLFSEPVVITACEFLEQNAAPSTPNISLVGATSPPSFALEVFVHCDGESRFRRLCLPFLYSHSSSNVLEVEAIVTNHLVLRGTYRSLTLVIYGNTAEDLGQFNIELGLDHSLANVVSSPSEGKFEDLPPALRSSKFKFEESLSSIKPLSFQSTDLDLSLEVKRILYLALKMHQIPSVENLIPDLGSAVISAVSKYVTNSNCMSHSWNQDLADGFSKSNLDPQESNNVHTEASNELFEIWKNVHFVAATRFGDDDGFAIELEELPMTKTIFELFNNSFPYYRNCSLLDLQCPSQNNWLVMSLSLVLLICSSKESCFYFVDAGGMEQIINLLCWKTPKSTATTLLLLGIVENATRHGVGCEAFLGWWPRSDRNSIPTGSSDGYCSLLKLLLEKERHDIASRATYVLQRLRFYEILSRYESAVIKVVSNLPSDELSADRVSFLIFASNELAEMSKLIKICGPIEDPSPEAIARRISKSSHLEDSLSFEATIGLITNSKYSFLQFDTDSCLLSLIQERGFFPLSAALLSSPVMHLASGPAAEILMEITSSIESILLSLLFCRSGLSFLLSQPEATELIVLSLQDGKDMNKTECITLRHAFVLLSKGFFCRPQEVGMITELHLKVGSAANRLLAVPPNSDELLWVLWELCAISRSDSGRQALLALGYFPEAISVLLSSISSYKDLDSTMIKDGGSPLGLAIFHSAAEILEVLVADSTASSLKSWIGFAVDLHKALHSSSPGSNRKDAPTRLLEWIDAGVIYQRNGAVGLLRYSAILASGEDAHFSSGNVLVSDSMDVENVVADSNNTSDGQVIDNLLGKLVTNKYFDGVALCSTSVVQLTTAFRILAFISEDKAVASSLFEEGAITVIYIVLMNCKSMLERLSNSYDYLVDEGAELSSTTELLLDRTHEQALVDLMTPSLVLLINLLQILHGTKDQYRNKKLLTALLRLHREVSPRLAACAADLSFMFPSFAVSFGVVCQLITSALACWPLYNWTPGLFHCLLENVEPTNASVPLGPKDACSLLCLLGDLFPDEGIWMWNVEVPSLSAIRSLSTATILGPQVEKQVNWHLRPEHVSVLLVRLMPQLDRLARVIDNFATSALMVIQDMLRIFIVRVASEKIECAVVLLRPIFIWLNDKVDGTSLSEGEVFKVHQLLKFIAKLSEHPNGKVLLWKMGIARVLNKLLKNCSNASYLEDKTMSERGAYRSDQLMLKWRIPLFRCLASIFSAQPSGKEQTAIEESSENASVEECSSIMHHLLLLCQVLPVGREMFACSMAFKEVASSYICRSAVPLIFSQLQTLSQDDEEKTESDTYHDPPNMDNWRCFTPLLKCFKRLLKCVDANNPTDYCVETVYSFILGAIALSQYGDSLEGPIILRCLFGHPFERSLALKSSGDSLDESTVLVKTFEEKISQGYDHLSNSVGKSLLNQVQSSITLLCSILENAGLLEDSVQMVLEGTYLPFGVVRSVVMTSRLMPSLASVSANHESVLFFSNAWKIIADSEEPVEGEFSKRLVWELPDSSLDRQLIAGQSASRKLALGEAASRRIKDNQAPEPTGQFGRSLNTTSVSTGHARRDTFRHRKPNTSRPPSMHVDDYVARERNIDGASSASNIVNSTPRGTLSGRPPSIHVDEFMARQRERQNPVPAPSGDAPQVKSQTSLDDNVRAKTEKPQQPKADLDDDQEIDIVFDEELESDDKLPFPQPDDNLQPPVIIGENSPGPVVEETEDQQNEKSPFSRRDIPVSKNNESLGADISSRTAMLPEANVPLERKGSVSSPASEKSAFSDHADEPAYFSSHNKRPAEAPLQQLRPNTYQKRSAHKLSESSLSSGSHGHDHRFSRNQPPLPPMPLPTSSMPTRSPESSQRRSSSYNARDSARDGPPAYPSNYPVQPFEASMPTAFVGLQAQTEHALASNGTSSSNAPNADVNFLWNNFPVNRVPMEHFNSGSSARPMAPLAQPYSTQHSAMSSGSPASHLYNQGTSVVQPNPSSSLMNDANLGINSASGSAILSNLLPSFASQFLMSRPPMSSPFFGTSLQHVQLSSGLPQSGSNPQSSVSSMQARPPPPPPLPQQPHPSQTQQHLASLQWQQHQEQPQSYAQNSIQSQMTLQFQNQVPVPQMQFYPSQQDFAAQTLRQAGEQSQVASQTAQADGSSQQQKEPEIDLSHFFSSQEAIQSLLSDRAKLCQLLEANPKLMQMLQDRIGGSK, encoded by the exons GTGCTATTTTCTGAACCTGTTGTGATTACTGCCTGTGAGTTTCTTGAGCAAAATGCTGCTCCTTCTACAccaaacatatctcttgttgg TGCAACATCCCCACCATCATTTGCTTTGGAAGTCTTCGTTCACTGCGATGGGGAGTCTCGATTTAGGCGCCTTTGCCTGCCTTTCTTGTATTCACACTCCTCGTCCAATGTGCTTGAAGTTGAG GCTATTGTAACAAATCATCTAGTGCTGCGGGGAACTTATCGCAGTCTCACTCTTGTAATTTATGGGAATACTGCCGAAGACCTTGGTCAATTCAACATAGAACTAGGCCTGGATCATTCTCTTGCCAATGTGGTCAGCTCTCCGTCAGAGGGAAAATTTGAAGACCTTCCACCGGCACTACGttcatccaaattcaaatttgaagagTCATTATCTTCAATCAAACCATTGAGTTTTCAGTCCACAGATTTGGACTTGTCACTTGAAGTGAAGAGAATACTATATTTAGCTCTCAAAATGCACCAAATACCCAGTGTGGAGAATCTGATCCCTGACCTAGGAAGTGCAGTTATCTCAGCTGTTTCAAAATATGTAACTAATTCAAACTGCATGTCACATAGTTGGAATCAAGACTTGGCAGATGGCTTCAGCAAGAGTAATCTTGATCCTCAGGAAAGTAATAATGTTCACACTGAAGCTAGCAATGAGCTGTTTGAAATTTGGAAAAATGTCCATTTTGTCGCTGCTACTcgttttggtgatgatgatggctttgcCATCGAATTGGAGGAGTTGCCTATGACTAAAACGATATTTGAGTTGTTCAACAATAGTTTCCCATATTATAGAAACTGTTCATTACTTGATCTACAATGCCCTTCTCAG AATAACTGGTTGGTGATGTCCTTGAGTTTGGTTCTCCTAATATGCTCGTCAAAAGAGAGTTGCTTTTATTTTGTTGATGCTGGTGGGATGGAGCAAATCATTAATCTGCTTTGTTGGAAGACACCCAAATCTACAGCTACTACATTGCTTCTTTTAGGTATTGTTGAGAATGCCACTCGGCATGGTGTTGGATGTGAAGCTTTCTTGGGATGGTGGCCACGAAGTGATCGGAACAGTATACCCACCGGCAGCAGTGATGGCTACTGTTCTTTGTTGAAGCTTCTACTGGAAAAAGAAAGACATGATATCGCCTCTCGTGCTACATATGTTCTTCAACGTTTGCGTTTTTATGAGATACTATCTAGATACGAG TCTGCCGTGATCAAGGTGGTTTCCAATCTGCCTTCTGATGAACTTTCCGCGGACAgagtttcttttcttatttttgcaAGTAACGAGCTTGCCGAAATGTCG AAATTGATAAAGATATGTGGCCCTATTGAAGATCCTTCGCCAGAGGCTATTGCTAGAAGAATATCCAAGTCTAGTCATTTGGAAGATTCACTTTCATTCGAAGCAACAATTGGTCTTATAACTAATTCCAagtacagtttcttgcaatttgacACCGATTCATGTTTGTTATCTCTTATCCAG GAAAGAGGTTTTTTCCCTCTGTCAGCAGCCTTATTATCATCACCTGTAATGCATTTGGCAAGTGGGCCTGCTGCTGAAATATTGATGGAGATCACATCGTCAATTGAATCCATTCTCCTCTCCCTTCTTTTTTGTCGCTCAG GGTTATCTTTTTTGCTCAGTCAACCTGAAGCAACTGAGCTTATAGTTCTTTCTCTTCAAGATGGTAAAGATATGAATAAAACAGAATGCATAACTCTTAGGCATGCCTTCGTTCTTCTGTCAAAAGGATTCTTCTGCCGCCCCCAGGAAGTTGGAATGATCACAGAGCTACATCTTAAAGTG GGAAGTGCTGCCAATAGGCTACTTGCAGTTCCTCCAAATTCTGATGAGCTTTTATGGGTTCTTTGGGAACTTTGTGCCATTTCGAG GTCCGATTCTGGTCGCCAAGCATTATTAGCTCTTGGCTACTTTCCTGAG GCAATATCAGTTCTGTTGAGTTCCATCTCTTCATACAAGGATCTTGATTCAACCATGATTAAAGATG GAGGTTCTCCATTGGGTCTTGCTATCTTCCATTCAGCAGCGGAGATTCTTGAAGTCTTGGTTGCAGATTCAACTGCTTCATCCCTCAAGTCATGGATTGGATTTGCTGTTGATCTGCACAAGGCGTTGCATTCGTCTTCTCCAGGTTCAAACAGGAAAGATGCTCCAACAAGGTTGCTTGAATGGATTGATGCTGGTGTTATATATCAGAGAAATGGTGCTGTTGGGCTTCTTCGTTATTCTGCTATTCTAGCTTCTGGTGAAGATGCCCATTTTTCTTCTGGAAACGTGCTTGTGTCAGATTCAATGGATGTCGAGAATGTAGTTGCAGATTCAAATAATACTTCAGATGGTCAAGTCATTGATAATCTTCTTGGGAAGCTTGTTACAAACAAGTACTTTGATGGAGTTGCTTTGTGCAGCACTTctgtggttcaattgacaacagCCTTCCGCATTTTAGCATTTATTTCAGAAGATAAG GCTGTGGCTTCTTCCCTGTTTGAAGAAGGTGCGATTACTGTTATATACATAGTCCTGATGAACTGCAAGTCTATGCTTGAACGCTTGTCGAATAGCTACG ATTACCTTGTTGATGAAGGTGCTGAACTAAGTTCCACCACAGAATTGCTTTTAGACCGAACTCATGAACAAGCCCTTGTCGATCTCATGACCCCCTCACTTGTGTTGCTGATAAACCTCCTTCAGATATTACAT GGAACAAAGGATCAATACCGCAACAAAAAACTTCTTACTGCTCTTCTGCGGCTACACCGAGAAGTCAG CCCAAGACTAGCAGCTTGTGCGGCCGATCTGTCTTTCATGTTTCCTAGTTTTGCTGTAAGCTTTGGTGTGGTTTGCCAGCTTATTACCTCAGCACTTGCTTGCTGGCCATTGTATAATTGGACACCTGGCCTATTTCATTGCCTTCTTGAAAATGTTGAGCCTACTAATGCATCAGTACCATTAGGTCCAAAAGATGCCTGCAGCCTTCTTTGTCTCTTG GGTGATCTTTTCCCAGATGAAGGCATATGGATGTGGAATGTCGAAGTTCCTTCTCTGAGTGCTATTAGATCTTTGAGTACTGCAACAATTCTAGGACCTCAAGTTGAGAAACAAGTGAACTGGCACCTGCGCCCTGAACATGTGTCTGTATTACTTGTAAGATTGATGCCACAACTTGATAGACTTGCACGTGTCATTGACAACTTTGCTACTTCG GCCTTGATGGTGATACAAGACATGCTCCGGATCTTCATTGTTCGTGTTGCCTCTGAAAAGATTGAGTGCGCGGTGGTTCTTCTGCGACCAATTTTTATTTGGTTGAATGACAAGGTTGATGGAACGTCCCTGTCAGAGGGAGAGGTCTTTAAG GTGCATCAGTTACTTAAGTTCATTGCAAAATTGTCAGAACATCCAAATGGCAAG GTATTGCTATGGAAAATGGGAATTGCGCGGGTTCTTAATAAGTTACTAAAGAACTGCAGCAACGCATCTTACTTGGAAGATAAGACGATGTCTGAAAGAGGAGCCTACAGAAGTGACCAACTTATGCTCAAATGGAGGATTCCCTTGTTCAGATGTCTCGCATCTATCTTCAGTGCCCAGCCATCTGGCAAAGAGCAGACTGCTATTGAAGA GTCCTCAGAGAATGCTAGCGTTGAGGAGTGCTCTTCTATCATGCATCACCTCTTGCTCTTATGCCAG GTTTTACCAGTTGGACGAGAAATGTTTGCTTGTTCCATGGCATTCAAGGAAGTGGCTTCTTCCTATATCTGTAGAAGTGCAGTGCCTTTGATATTTTCACAACTCCAAACTCTTAGCCAAGATGATGAGGAGAAAACTGAGAGTGACACTTATCATGACCCACCAAATATGGATAACTGGCGCTGCTTTACCCCTTTATTGAAGTGCTTCAAGCGACTCCTGAAATGTGTTGACGCTAATAATCCAACAGATTATTGTGTAGAAACAGTTTATTCTTTTATACTTGGTGCTATTGCCCTTAGCCAGTATGGTGACAG TCTTGAGGGTCCCATCATATTGAGGTGTCTATTTGGGCACCCCTTTGAACGTAGTCTTGCATTGAAATCCTCTGGTGATAGTTTGGATGAGAGTACAGTTTTAGTGAAGACTTTCGAGGAGAAAATATCCCAGGGCTATGATCATTTGTCAAATTCTGTTGGAAAGAGTCTTCTAAATCAG GTTCAGAGTTCCATCACATTACTGTGCTCTATTCTTGAGAATGCTGGCCTATTAGAAGATTCAGTGCAGATGGTTCTTGAAGGCACTTACTTGCCATTTGGAGTGGTTCGTTCTGTTGTCATGACATCTCGTCTAATGCCATCCCTAGCCAGTGTGTCTGCGAATCACGAATCTGTTCTCTTCTTTTCAAATGCTTGGAAGATTATTGCTGATTCAGAAGAACCGGTTGAGGGTGAATTTTCGAAGAGGTTGGTGTGGGAGTTGCCCGATTCTTCTCTCGACAGACAGCTAATTGCTGGTCAATCTGCTAGCAGAAAACTGGCATTGGGAGAGGCTGCAAGTAGACGTATAAAAGACAATCAAGCACCTGAACCTACTGGACAGTTTGGTCGAAGTTTAAATACAACTAGCGTCTCTACAGGTCATGCACGCAGAGACACTTTCCGTCATCGGAAACCAAACACAAGTAGACCACCTTCAATGCATGTAGATGATTATGTTGCAAGAGAGAGGAACATAGATGGTGCAAGCAGTGCATCAAATATTGTAAATTCTACTCCGCGCGGAACACTTAGTGGAAGACCTCCATCTATTCATGTAGATGAATTTATGGCAAGGCAGAGGGAGCGTCAAAATCCTGTGCCAGCCCCATCTGGGGATGCACCCCAAGTAAAGAGTCAGACAAGTTTGGATGACAATGTCCGTGCTAAGACGGAGAAACCGCAACAACCCAAGGCGGATCTTGATGACGATCAAGAAATTGATATAGTCTTTGACGAGGAATTGGAGTCAGATGACAAACTACCTTTTCCTCAACCGGATGATAATCTACAACCGCCTGTCATTATTGGGGAAAATTCTCCAGGTCCAGTTGTTGAGGAGACAGAGGATCAGCAGAATGAAAAAAGTCCCTTTTCTCGGAGGGACATACCTGTCTCAAAGAACAATGAGAGTCTTGGTGCTGACATATCTTCTCGGACAGCTATGCTTCCAGAAGCTAATGTTCCTTTGGAGCGAAAAGGTTCAGTTTCTAGCCCAGCCTCAGAGAAGAGTGCATTCAGTGATCATGCTGATGAACCTGCATACTTTTCCTCTCATAACAAGCGTCCGGCAGAAGCACCTCTGCAACAATTGCGTCCTAATACTTATCAGAAGAGAAGTGCACATAAGTTGTCTGAGAGTTCTCTGTCATCTGGATCTCATGGACACGATCATAGGTTTTCCAGAAACCAACCACCTCTGCCACCAATGCCACTGCCAACTTCTTCCATGCCTACACGAAGTCCTGAGTCAAGTCAAAGGAGGTCATCATCTTACAATGCAAGGGACAGCGCTAGGGATGGACCACCAGCTTACCCATCTAATTATCCTGTACAACCTTTTGAGGCTAGTATGCCTACCGCTTTTGTAGGGCTTCAG GCTCAAACTGAACATGCCCTAGCAAGCAACGGTACTTCATCATCGAATGCTCCTAATGCAGACGTCAATTTCTTGTGGAACAATTTTCCAGTAAATAGGGTCCCTATGGAGCACTTCAACTCTGGTTCATCTGCCCGACCAATGGCACCCCTTGCTCAACCTTATTCAACCCAACATTCTGCAATGAGCTCTGGCTCTCCTGCATCTCATCTGTATAATCAAGGCACTAGTGTTGTCCAGCCTAACCCGTCTTCATCTCTTATGAACGATGCAAATTTAGGCATAAATTCTGCATCTGGCAGCGCAATTCTGTCCAATTTGTTGCCATCATTTGCATCACAATTTCTAATGAGCAGGCCTCCAATGTCTAGTCCATTCTTCGGAACATCTCTTCAACATGTTCAACTCTCATCTGGCCTTCCACAGAGTGGGTCCAATCCCCAGTCTTCTGTTTCTTCAATGCAAGCACGGCCACCTCCACCGCCACCACTACCTCAGCAGCCTCATCCATCCCAGACCCAGCAACATCTTGCTTCTCTTCAATGGCAGCAACACCAGGAGCAGCCTCAGTCATATGCGCAAAATAGCATCCAGTCGCAGATGACTTTGCAGTTTCAGAACCAAGTTCCTGTTCCTCAGATGCAGTTTTACCCGAGTCAGCAGGACTTTGCGGCGCAAACGCTGAGACAAGCAGGTGAACAATCGCAAGTTGCTAGCCAGACTGCACAAGCGGATGGTTCATCTCAACAGCAGAAAGAACCGGAGATCGATCTGAGCCACTTCTTCTCGTCTCAAGAAGCAATCCAG AGCCTTCTAAGCGATCGTGCGAAGCTTTGCCAACTTCTGGAGGCGAACCCCAAACTGATGCAGATGCTTCAG GATCGCATTGGCGGCAGCAAATAG